The genomic DNA TTGCGTTTGATTTGCTTTCTTCAAACAAGCCATGACGATACCGACGACTAAGGCTGCCTCAAATCCTTCCCGCAGTGTAACGATAAAAGTAGGCAATACAGTAGTAAAATCCATGTTCAATAGTTTGGATATTAAAGATTTAAAGCTTTAGAGTAAATTTTCTTGCTGAACATTAATTAAATTAGTTAGTTATCAGATGCCAAAACCAAGTGACGGTGAAAAAAGTAATTACGGCGAATCCCACGACGATTAAGGCAAGCACAAGAATTAAGCCAAAAATAAATAAGCGATCGCTTTTACTCGATTTTGTCAGATCGAGATGCTTTTCTAATAATTCCAGATTTTTAACGTTAGCTTTCCAACCTAAATCGAATAAATCCCCCACCACAGGGACAGTACCAGCAAAAGAATCAATCAAAATATTGCCGACCATTTTTCCCAAAATCTCGCGAGGAACGCCCATTCTGGCAGCTTCAACCACAATATAGGCAGCAATGCCACCTGTGATGGTATCACCACCTCCAGGAATTAAACCTAAAATGGGATCTAACCCAAAACTGATCTTAGTGCCAGGAATGGCGATCGCATTATCCAAGATTCTACTAACACGACGCAACCTTGTAAGTTTACTAATCTGTTTGGGAGAAAGTTCTGTTTTCATCGGCTACAAAAAAATTAGGCGTTGGTAATTGAATGTATGATTTACAAAGTGTCTCGGTTCGCAGCTTTCAGCTATTAGCTATTAGCTTTTAGCTCTTTTGATTTAACTAGCTTGCAGCCAAATTAAAAATCCTACCTCTATTTACCAATGCCAAAAATTAATCCCCGTAATTCAGTAATCAGTAATCAGTAATCAGTAATTAGTAATCATTAATTACCCAAATCTTCCATTGCCAGGCGAATTTGCTCAATCCGTCGGCGATTAACGCCCAAGTCTGATTCACCTACCCGCGCAGCAGATCTAACCTGAATGATGTTTTGATCTTCAGGAAAATAAAATTCAGCATCATCGACAAACTTAAAAATACGACTGGTAGACTCAGCGTGAATATAGTTATCAGTATTTTCGATCACTTTGGTACGAGGAACAACAGACAGTACTTTCAAGAGAGTTTCTTTTGCCGTAGTGCGATCGCCTTGATAAGCAATAGGCTCAATTATATGGTCTAGATCGCCATCTTGACTAACAACGCAGTTAGGTGAACTAGGACAAGCAGACAAATGACCATTATCTAAACCAATCGCTGCAAAGGCAGGAGCAGAAAAGATGAGACTGCTGGATAGAGCAATAAGAATACCGACAATAATTGAAATTAAACGAGGCACAATGTTTTACTTTATTTTAATTTTTGACAAAATACTCTTTTACTATAAATTGATTTTGACTTTTAGATCGGGTAGATCGGGCTGTTTTTTTTCTAGAGTGAAAAAATAAGCTAACATTCTATGGGAATTATTACTTTACAGACTCTATGCCCACTGGCGAAATTATTGGATTAGGAAGATCGGGAATTGCTGCTGCCAGATTACTCAATAAAAATGGCTGGCAGGTATCAATTGTGGATTCGGCAACACCAGCACAGGTAGCATTAAGATCTAATGCCAAACAGTTGCAGGCATCTCAGATGGAGTTGGAGCAAGAAGGAGTCACAGTAAGGCTTGACAGTAAAATTTTAGCAGAAGATACTCCTGATTTGATTGTCGTTAGTCCAGGAGTTCCTTGGGATATTCAAGCGCTGAAGAGCGCCAGGGAACAGCAGATTGAAACTATTGGGGAGATTGAACTAGCTTGGCGTTACCTCAATCAGATTCCTTGGGTGGGTATTACAGGTACTAATGGTAAAACTACCACCACAGCTTTAATCGCTGCGATTTTTCAGAGTGCAGGTTTGAATGCTCCCGCCTGTGGCAATATCGGTAATGCTGCCTGTGAATTAGCAATTAAAAATTTGGCTAAAAATTTTGCTGCCCCAGATCATAGTTTTGACTGGATTATTGCTGAATTGAGCAGTTATCAGATTGAATCTTCGTTAGAGTTGGCACCGCAAATTGGTATTTTTACAACTCTTACTCCCGATCATCTCAATCGCCACTATTCTTTAGATAATTACTATCAAATTAAAGCTTCTTTAATACGTCGCTGTCGGCACAAGATTATTAATGGAGACGATCGCTTTTTACAGACTGTTGCTGTGGAATTTGGTTCAGACGTAATCTGGACAAGCATTAAAGGCAAAAATAGTTTTAGAGATAATCGCCATGTCGCCGTATATATTGAAGACGGTTGGATTGTTGCTTTTGACGAACTTATTGCCCCTGTAGCGTTGTTTAAAATGCCAGGGGAGCATAATCTGCAAAATCTTTTGCTAGCGATCGCCGCAGCCAAATTAGCGGGAATAGACAAACAGGCGATCGCAAGTACGATAACTTCTTT from Pleurocapsa minor HA4230-MV1 includes the following:
- a CDS encoding DUF1499 domain-containing protein, translated to MPRLISIIVGILIALSSSLIFSAPAFAAIGLDNGHLSACPSSPNCVVSQDGDLDHIIEPIAYQGDRTTAKETLLKVLSVVPRTKVIENTDNYIHAESTSRIFKFVDDAEFYFPEDQNIIQVRSAARVGESDLGVNRRRIEQIRLAMEDLGN
- a CDS encoding DUF4112 domain-containing protein — translated: MKTELSPKQISKLTRLRRVSRILDNAIAIPGTKISFGLDPILGLIPGGGDTITGGIAAYIVVEAARMGVPREILGKMVGNILIDSFAGTVPVVGDLFDLGWKANVKNLELLEKHLDLTKSSKSDRLFIFGLILVLALIVVGFAVITFFTVTWFWHLITN
- a CDS encoding UDP-N-acetylmuramoyl-L-alanine--D-glutamate ligase, which encodes MPTGEIIGLGRSGIAAARLLNKNGWQVSIVDSATPAQVALRSNAKQLQASQMELEQEGVTVRLDSKILAEDTPDLIVVSPGVPWDIQALKSAREQQIETIGEIELAWRYLNQIPWVGITGTNGKTTTTALIAAIFQSAGLNAPACGNIGNAACELAIKNLAKNFAAPDHSFDWIIAELSSYQIESSLELAPQIGIFTTLTPDHLNRHYSLDNYYQIKASLIRRCRHKIINGDDRFLQTVAVEFGSDVIWTSIKGKNSFRDNRHVAVYIEDGWIVAFDELIAPVALFKMPGEHNLQNLLLAIAAAKLAGIDKQAIASTITSFPGVEHRLEYICTYQGIKLINDSKATNYDAAEVGLNSVEAPVILIAGGQDKTGDDLAWINSIKANAAFVLLIGEAAHLFAEKLRDRDYHNYQIVNTMENAVNQSISLAQQYRAKVVLLSPACASFDQYLSFEARGEHFRQLCRELPSNQP